One Desulfonatronovibrio hydrogenovorans DSM 9292 DNA segment encodes these proteins:
- a CDS encoding ribonuclease HII gives MDAGRFYLSKLDSAAGVDEAGRGCLAGPVVAAAVILPFPCPVSGLDDSKKLSSGKRSLLADQVKRQARAWSIGLSWPSEIDQINILQATLKAMARAVKGLKIIPDQILVDGNQKIPLEIPQKTIPGGDSLVPSISAASILAKTFRDGLMVSLEKKYPGYGFAGHKGYGTREHLRAIKSLGPSPVHRMTFKGVRVVTREKMLWLTKG, from the coding sequence GTGGATGCTGGTCGCTTTTATTTAAGCAAACTTGACTCAGCAGCAGGCGTAGACGAGGCCGGCCGGGGTTGCCTGGCCGGACCTGTTGTGGCTGCTGCAGTGATCCTTCCTTTTCCCTGCCCTGTTTCAGGGCTGGACGATTCCAAGAAACTTTCTTCGGGCAAAAGAAGCCTGCTGGCTGACCAGGTCAAGAGACAGGCAAGGGCGTGGTCCATAGGACTGTCCTGGCCTTCTGAAATTGATCAGATCAATATCCTTCAGGCTACTCTGAAGGCCATGGCCAGGGCAGTAAAAGGCCTGAAAATCATTCCCGATCAGATCCTGGTGGACGGGAATCAGAAAATTCCTTTAGAAATACCTCAGAAAACAATTCCCGGCGGAGACAGCCTTGTGCCGTCCATCTCAGCGGCTTCAATACTTGCCAAGACCTTCAGGGATGGATTAATGGTCAGTCTTGAAAAGAAGTATCCGGGCTATGGATTTGCCGGACACAAGGGCTATGGAACCAGGGAGCATCTCCGGGCCATCAAAAGCCTTGGGCCCAGCCCTGTGCACCGGATGACCTTCAAGGGTGTCAGGGTGGTCACCCGGGAGAAGATGCTGTGGCTGACCAAAGGATAA